Proteins from a single region of bacterium:
- the htpX gene encoding zinc metalloprotease HtpX, whose product MPARDTFHSLILKNKRNSLLLMTAAVALLLILGVAIGEVWFGEPIGGLLLAGFAALVVVIFSWFGGGDLVLLVSQAKPIEKREHPQLFNVVEELSIAAGIPMPRIYIIEDTAPNAFATGRDPTDATVAITRGLLEKLDRDELQGVMAHELSHIRNYDIRFAMLMTVLVGMIVLLADFFLRGTFWGVGRRRSSNDHGHWIVVLLAMLLAILAPLLASLIQMAMSRQREYLADASAIELTRYPDGLASALRKISDDEEPLEAANRATQHLYIVNPLEKFKQGADSLMSTHPPLEERINRLRQLTGQNHR is encoded by the coding sequence GTGCCAGCTCGCGATACGTTTCACTCATTGATTCTTAAGAACAAGCGTAACTCGCTACTGTTAATGACAGCGGCGGTTGCGCTTTTGCTCATACTTGGGGTAGCAATCGGTGAAGTGTGGTTTGGCGAACCCATTGGCGGATTGTTACTTGCTGGTTTCGCGGCACTAGTGGTGGTGATCTTCAGTTGGTTCGGCGGTGGCGATTTGGTTCTGTTGGTCTCGCAAGCCAAACCAATCGAGAAACGCGAACACCCACAGCTCTTTAATGTTGTAGAAGAACTGTCGATTGCTGCTGGTATTCCGATGCCCCGGATTTACATTATCGAGGATACCGCACCCAATGCATTTGCGACGGGGAGAGATCCAACCGATGCGACGGTTGCAATCACCCGTGGATTACTGGAGAAACTCGACCGCGATGAATTGCAAGGTGTGATGGCACATGAGCTCTCCCATATCCGTAACTACGATATCCGGTTCGCGATGCTCATGACGGTACTGGTGGGAATGATTGTTTTACTCGCCGACTTCTTTCTTCGGGGTACTTTTTGGGGTGTGGGACGCAGAAGAAGTAGTAATGACCATGGTCATTGGATCGTCGTCTTGCTTGCGATGTTGTTAGCGATTCTCGCACCACTACTCGCCTCGCTCATTCAAATGGCAATGAGTCGGCAGCGGGAGTATTTAGCAGACGCCTCAGCTATCGAGTTGACCCGTTACCCTGATGGATTAGCAAGTGCCCTGCGAAAAATCTCCGATGACGAAGAACCATTAGAGGCTGCAAACCGCGCTACACAGCATCTCTACATCGTTAATCCGTTAGAGAAATTCAAACAGGGGGCTGACTCTTTAATGAGCACACATCCTCCATTAGAGGAACGGATTAACCGACTCAGGCAACTAACTGGTCAAAACCACCGGTAA
- a CDS encoding LemA family protein → MVPLIIVIAVIIVVFWIVGIYNSLVRQRKQVDNGWSQIDVQLKRRHDLIPNLVETVKGYAKHERELLENVTAARAHAIDTRSAGGIEQLNAETALTGALRSLMVAVEAYPDLKANQNYLALQEELTSTENKIGFARQHFNDVATNYNTAIEVFPNNFLAGMFNFQARELWQITDAVERETPVVKF, encoded by the coding sequence ATGGTCCCACTTATTATCGTCATCGCGGTAATTATTGTAGTTTTCTGGATTGTCGGAATTTACAATTCGCTGGTCCGGCAACGAAAGCAGGTCGATAACGGTTGGTCGCAAATCGATGTCCAACTGAAGCGCCGGCACGATTTGATTCCTAATTTGGTCGAAACTGTCAAAGGTTATGCGAAACACGAGCGGGAATTGCTGGAAAACGTAACTGCCGCTCGTGCCCACGCGATTGATACCCGTAGTGCTGGCGGTATCGAGCAGCTCAATGCGGAAACGGCGTTAACAGGCGCTCTTCGCAGTTTGATGGTGGCGGTCGAAGCGTATCCCGACTTGAAAGCGAATCAGAACTACCTCGCTCTGCAAGAAGAGCTAACAAGCACCGAAAACAAGATTGGGTTCGCTCGTCAACACTTTAACGACGTTGCAACCAATTACAATACCGCGATCGAAGTTTTCCCGAACAATTTTTTGGCCGGAATGTTCAATTTCCAAGCGCGGGAGCTTTGGCAAATTACCGATGCCGTTGAGCGGGAAACTCCGGTTGTGAAATTTTAG
- a CDS encoding TylF/MycF family methyltransferase produces MPTLFSNVKRALIGLGIKPHKLPFIQPPIIDPYQYDDELCAEYDHIASNTVVDRKRVFMLKQFAQTVKNVTGDVAEIGVYRGGTAWLLAHSLRTTGKKIHLFDTFEGMPDVHPDKDKHRKGDFNDTTLEQVKAFLNAYSDVKFYPGFFPATSSPVAETKFCFVHIDVDIFQSVWDCCEFFYPRLAPNGVMVFDDYGFITCPGAKEAVDAFFQDKPETPMYLSTGQAFLFKR; encoded by the coding sequence ATGCCAACATTATTCTCAAATGTGAAACGCGCACTGATCGGTTTGGGTATCAAACCGCATAAACTGCCGTTCATCCAACCACCGATTATCGATCCCTATCAATATGACGATGAACTTTGTGCGGAGTATGATCACATCGCATCAAATACTGTCGTCGATCGTAAGCGCGTGTTCATGTTGAAGCAGTTTGCTCAAACGGTCAAAAATGTTACGGGTGATGTGGCGGAGATCGGTGTATATCGCGGTGGTACTGCTTGGTTGTTAGCGCATTCGTTAAGAACGACCGGTAAGAAAATCCACTTGTTCGATACCTTTGAGGGGATGCCAGATGTCCACCCCGACAAGGATAAGCATCGTAAAGGTGATTTTAACGATACGACCCTCGAGCAGGTGAAAGCATTTCTCAATGCATACTCAGATGTGAAGTTTTACCCCGGATTCTTTCCCGCAACATCAAGTCCGGTGGCCGAAACCAAATTCTGTTTTGTACACATCGACGTCGATATTTTTCAATCGGTGTGGGATTGTTGTGAGTTCTTCTACCCTCGGCTGGCTCCCAATGGAGTAATGGTGTTCGATGATTATGGTTTCATCACCTGTCCCGGAGCAAAAGAGGCAGTCGATGCCTTCTTCCAAGATAAACCGGAAACCCCGATGTATCTCTCTACAGGACAAGCATTCCTCTTCAAGCGATAA
- a CDS encoding CHRD domain-containing protein, giving the protein MKTGKMIGAMLLAVSLGIGSQATAAIWSMSATLNGAQEVPVNPSLGTGIGSFIIDDVANTVQYNIAFGGLTGTETAAHFHGYSAIGVNSGVRSALPVGSPKIGVWNANATDIANILAGMVYVNIHSNTSPGGEIRGQVINPTPLPVELSSFNAVSSANGILLTWRTETETGNDRFLLERKTEGEEYTTITSVNTLSSNGNSTTPLSYRFVDTRVVVGVTYSYRLVQIDVDGEVNVLRTVSATMQGSTTAIVEEFGLLNTYPNPFNPTTTIRVQLKTAGDANVAVYNMNGQLVQTLHQGNLSAGEHSFQFNAVGMASGNYLVKLTSGNVSNSKMISLVR; this is encoded by the coding sequence ATGAAAACAGGTAAAATGATTGGTGCGATGCTACTGGCAGTTTCGTTGGGTATCGGATCGCAAGCGACTGCTGCCATTTGGAGTATGAGCGCTACGCTGAACGGAGCGCAAGAAGTACCCGTAAATCCAAGCTTAGGAACAGGCATCGGCAGTTTCATCATCGACGATGTTGCGAATACAGTACAATACAACATCGCTTTCGGGGGTTTAACCGGCACCGAAACAGCGGCACACTTTCACGGGTATTCCGCGATTGGCGTTAACTCCGGGGTTCGTTCCGCATTGCCAGTGGGGAGCCCGAAAATTGGTGTTTGGAATGCTAACGCTACCGATATCGCAAATATTCTCGCGGGTATGGTTTATGTTAACATTCACTCAAATACAAGTCCCGGTGGCGAAATTCGCGGTCAAGTGATTAATCCGACACCGTTACCAGTCGAGTTGAGCAGTTTCAACGCAGTGTCGTCTGCTAATGGAATCTTGTTAACATGGCGAACCGAAACTGAGACTGGAAATGACCGATTCCTGCTCGAACGGAAAACCGAGGGTGAAGAGTATACCACGATCACTTCTGTGAACACCCTTTCATCGAATGGGAACAGCACGACTCCATTATCTTATCGCTTTGTCGATACCCGTGTAGTAGTTGGCGTTACATACTCGTATCGATTAGTTCAGATAGATGTTGACGGCGAAGTCAATGTTCTCCGTACCGTATCGGCTACGATGCAAGGTAGCACCACAGCAATCGTTGAGGAGTTCGGACTACTCAATACCTATCCTAACCCATTCAACCCGACAACCACTATTCGCGTGCAACTGAAAACCGCTGGCGACGCGAATGTTGCAGTCTACAATATGAATGGTCAATTAGTGCAAACGTTGCATCAAGGCAACTTGAGTGCAGGAGAGCACTCATTCCAGTTCAATGCAGTGGGTATGGCAAGCGGAAACTATCTGGTGAAGCTAACATCGGGAAATGTTAGTAATTCAAAGATGATTTCACTGGTTCGGTAA
- a CDS encoding VOC family protein: MHGLVHFEVNVNKPEEAKSFLEGMFGWTLQPAMEGYWMCSLGDDQPGFGLGGCESMGGNESVCGYIEVDDINAATKKAESLGATIIQPVMELPEGHGNISVIMLPGSNQGLGLWSKG, encoded by the coding sequence ATGCACGGCTTAGTACATTTTGAAGTCAATGTAAACAAACCGGAAGAAGCCAAGTCGTTCCTCGAGGGAATGTTTGGTTGGACCCTCCAACCGGCGATGGAGGGGTATTGGATGTGTTCGTTAGGAGACGATCAACCAGGTTTTGGATTAGGTGGATGTGAATCGATGGGAGGCAATGAAAGCGTTTGCGGCTACATCGAAGTAGACGACATCAACGCCGCAACAAAGAAAGCCGAGTCACTTGGTGCGACAATTATCCAACCAGTGATGGAATTGCCTGAAGGTCATGGAAACATTTCAGTCATCATGCTTCCCGGGAGCAATCAAGGTCTCGGTCTGTGGTCAAAAGGTTAG